A single region of the Schizosaccharomyces osmophilus chromosome 3, complete sequence genome encodes:
- the gir2 gene encoding RWD domain protein, involved in cytoplasmic translation Gir2 translates to MSSAIEEEKEILESIYPDEFQCLDERTFQITQTIDSEESKCSDPPSVILIATLSDEYPNEIPEIKIRISPPHRWLGEEQMKYLQEVVHQNAEECLGMAMVFSLCSILKEEVNTVLYQQCEKEEKELEDRQNREIELENEKFQGTPVTAESFMKWKKEFDIWREEEIRRENEERLRNALNSTSNNNVRKAILEKKLTGRQLFERNMVKVDDSEDYD, encoded by the exons ATGAGTTCAGCTattgaagaggaaaaggaaattttaGAGTCCATTTATCCGGATGAATTTCAAT GTTTGGATGAAAGGACATTCCAGATTACTCAAACAATAGATTCGGAAGAATCTAAATGCTCAGATCCTC CTTCTGTCATTTTGATCGCGACATTGAGCGATGAATATCCCAATGAAATCcctgaaataaaaattcgCATTAGTCCACCTCATCGTTGGCTTGGCGAAGAGCAAATGAAGTATCTCCAAGAGGTCGTTCATCAAAAC GCGGAAGAATGCTTGGGCATGGCCATGGTGTTTTCGCTTTGCTCCATActaaaagaagaagtaaaTACCGTTCTTTATCAACAATGcgagaaggaagaaaaagagcttGAAGATCGCCAGAATCGTGAGATTgaattagaaaatgaaaaattccAAGGTACCCCGGTAACCGCTGAATCGTTTATGAAgtggaagaaggaatttGATATTTGGAGAGAGGAAGAAATTCGAAGagagaatgaagaaaggCTTCGCAATGCATTAAATTCCACGTCTAATAACAATgtaagaaaagcaattcttgAGAAGAAACTGACCGGTCGTcaactttttgaaagaaacatgGTCAAGGTGGATGACTCTGAAGATTACGATTAG
- the ctr4 gene encoding plasma membrane copper transporter complex subunit Ctr4, producing the protein MSFLQQAKENMGDILIHLGGSLKQQSDSLLNAENDKSAIEVFQRGASKMSNSAMGGMSNMTNSSTSSSSTASSTGASCKTSMYWNWYTIDACFITKHWHIRSKGMFVGSIFGIIFMMMALELVHRLQREFDRWCIRQSQNRSNHVCHHSPESSFVSSSSHDLSWFTRVCFHFIRSCLYIIQFIVTYIAMLLAMYYNGYVILFLFCGTFLGFFLFAADTVTPNEPMSNPQINKIVHVSDEKDLGFKTDSQPSDA; encoded by the coding sequence ATGTCGTTTTTACAACaggcaaaagaaaatatggGGGATATTTTAATCCATTTAGGCGGAAGCTTAAAACAACAGTCAGATTCCCTCTTGAATGCTGAAAATGACAAGTCTGCTATTGAGGTGTTCCAACGGGGGGCCTCTAAAATGAGCAACTCGGCTATGGGTGGAATGTCGAATATGACAAACTCCAGTACTTCGAGCTCTTCTACCGCTTCCTCCACCGGTGCTTCCTGCAAAACCTCCATGTATTGGAACTGGTACACCATTGACGCTTGCTTTATTACCAAACATTGGCATATACGCAGCAAGGGTATGTTTGTCGGAAGTATCTTTGGTATCATTTTTATGATGATGGCTCTGGAACTCGTTCATCGCTTACAGCGTGAATTCGACCGTTGGTGTATTCGTCAGTCTCAAAACCGATCCAACCATGTATGCCATCATTCTCCCGAAAGCTCCTTCGTTAGTTCTTCTTCCCATGATTTGAGCTGGTTCACCCGTgtttgtttccattttaTACGCTCATGTCTCTATATTATCCAGTTCATTGTAACTTATATTGCCATGCTTCTGGCCATGTACTATAATGGCTATGTGATATTGTTTCTATTTTGTGGTACCTTTTTgggcttctttttgtttgctgcAGACACCGTAACTCCCAACGAGCCAATGTCCAATCCccaaatcaacaaaatagTCCATGTATCTGATGAAAAGGATCTTGGCTTTAAAACAGACAGCCAACCTTCTGACGCCtaa
- the ten1 gene encoding nuclear telomere cap complex subunit Ten1: protein MDGTRLVFLKQVQNSPAGQKVRFLGYVQSYDNGILRLQDESSIVECDLAAVLGNLKIQIREWLDIVGRKCSDGKIDVLLVRSVVGMDLPKYRKTLQWRQELESEWNRF, encoded by the coding sequence ATGGATGGCACAAGGTTGGTATTTTTAAAACAAGTACAAAACTCCCCAGCTGGGCAAAAGGTTCGTTTTTTGGGTTATGTTCAGTCTTACGATAATGGAATTTTACGCCTTCAAGATGAATCAAGTATTGTTGAATGCGATTTGGCTGCAGTCCTCGGAAACCTAAAGATTCAAATACGAGAATGGTTGGACATTGTTGGTCGTAAATGCTCAGATGGAAAGATTGATGTATTATTAGTGCGGTCAGTAGTAGGAATGGATCTTCCAAAGTATAGGAAAACACTTCAATGGCGACAGGAACTTGAGTCGGAATGGAATCGTTTTTAA
- the mrpl20 gene encoding mitochondrial ribosomal protein subunit L58: MFHFIKQSWVRQGILIQTRNINRLYPKMRIPKRPEVPLGTKIAEADASADVYYNPPASSPDTRITPLLFRYDAPSVKERTALAEKLKDSLSPFVSRKSISKGNLRFSTNQLTDEEKNAIHDMRLSNPDEWTTGALSKKFQATRLLISRICEAPKERLATVEEELDQQKLRWGKGKRQVRREKISRNTFRVNERVSKF, translated from the coding sequence atgtttcattttataaagCAAAGCTGGGTTCGACAGGGGATTCTTATTCAAACCCGAAATATTAATCGGTTGTATCCAAAGATGCGAATCCCTAAACGACCAGAAGTTCCTTTAGGAACAAAAATTGCTGAAGCAGATGCTTCCGCAGATGTATACTACAATCCACCTGCATCTTCGCCAGACACCCGAATTACACCGCTGTTATTCCGTTACGATGCTCCATCAGTAAAAGAACGGACGGCGCTAGCAGAGAAACTTAAGGACTCATTATCTCCTTTTGTATCTAGGAAATCTATTTCAAAGGGAAACCTTCGTTTTTCCACTAATCAATTGACGGAtgaggaaaagaatgcaaTTCACGACATGCGGTTGTCCAACCCAGACGAGTGGACAACCGGAGCTTTGTctaaaaaatttcaagcTACTCGTCTTTTAATTTCCAGGATCTGTGAAGCACCGAAAGAACGGTTGGCAACAGTGGAAGAGGAACTGGATCAGCAGAAACTTCGCTGGGGCAAAGGGAAACGCCAAGTTCgaagagaaaagatatCTCGAAACACCTTTCGTGTTAACGAACGTGTTTCTAAATTCTAA
- a CDS encoding Schizosaccharomyces specific protein, giving the protein MDRRIKIGGIVAAGAAAAYFFMGRHKQPANQLEQKNADFMNAIEREGRRFDRAVGDTADKAKSFVHDSKDKVVDQLEKPREDAQELQGEMKTKTNDVVHSPNKKDQSKWF; this is encoded by the coding sequence atGGACAGACGTATTAAGATCGGCGGAATCGTTGCTGCTGGTGCAGCAGCTGcttatttctttatggGTCGCCATAAACAGCCAGCAAACCAATTGGAGCAGAAAAATGCAGACTTCATGAATGCCATTGAAAGAGAAGGCCGTCGTTTTGATCGTGCGGTAGGTGACACTGCAGACAAGGCTAAGTCATTCGTACACGATAGCAAAGACAAGGTTGTGGATCAATTAGAAAAGCCTCGTGAAGATGCGCAGGAATTGCAAGGAGAAATGAagacaaaaacaaacgacGTTGTACACTCTCCCAATAAAAAAGATCAATCCAAATGGTTTTAA